From the Halobellus litoreus genome, the window CTTGCGGAAAAGTTCTTCTCCGGGATTATTACCGTCGAGTATCCGCCCTGCACGCCACGCTCACCCCGTTTCGTCGAGAAGCAATCCGAGATAGGAGGTGCGGATCTGCTCGTCGGGATCGAGCCCCAACCGTCGGAGGACGGCGAACGCCCCGTCGCGGACCGAATCCACGTCCGCGTCCTCGTCGACTTCCGCCTCGACTTCGACGAACTCGCCGAGACCGTCGACACGATCCAGGGTGACGGTGTAGCCGTCGAGCGAGAAGAACTCACGCTCCTTCTCGACGACGGCGGCCGACTCGAACCCGAGGCCCTCGACGATGGCCGCCGCGGCGTCGCCGTCGGCTACGGCTGTCTCGTGTTCCTCGCGCGTCTTCGACGCCGCGTCGATTAACGGCCCCTTGTAGGTCAGTTTGGTCGTTTCGCCGGCGGTCGCATCGGGGTCCGCACCGCCGTCGGTCGAGTCACGGTCGTCGGCGCCGGGGTCGCGCGTCTCCCGTCGGAGACGGAGTGCCTCGTCGGTCTCGGCGAAGTCGCGATGGGGCGCGTCGTAGTACGTATCGATCTGCGTGACCCCTTCGACGCGACCGGCGTCGGCGTCCCGGAGCCGCTTCCTGACCGCGTCGCGCGACGCGCGCACCTTGACCTCGACTTCGTACATACGCGACTGGTCGGTCGGGCCGGCAAAAGTCGATGCGATCGATCGCGGCGAGGCTAGCAATTTATTATTAATAATAGTGTATTTTTACGAAGACAATGAGCAGCGAAACATCCGAAGCACCGGGAACGGCGGTAGACGAGGAACTGATCGAATCCGTCCAGGTACCGATTACCGGTCGCGTGGTCCTCGCTGCGATGGGTGGAGGGATGCTCGGGACGGTGGCGATGTTACCCGTCCTGGTCGGTTTCCCCGGCCTCCTGGGGCTGTTCCGAACCGAACCGGTGACGCGATTCGCCGGATTCGCGGAGTTCTTCGGCCTGGAACCGACGGTGACGCTCGGCATCGCGCTGTTCGGGTTCGGCGGCACGGTCGCGTTGCCGCTGACCTTCCTCGTCGTGGGCGCGTTCCTCCCGCCGGAGAAGCCGCGGTACCTCCGCGGCGCGACGTTCGCGACGGCGTTCTGGTTCGGGTTCCTCCCTGGGTTTTGGCCGACCGCCGGGCTCCTCACGACCGCGGCGTACGTCCTGTTCTCTCTCGCGAGCCACTGGGTCTACGGGCTGACGCTGGGCTACGTCCTGACGAAGACCGCCGGGTTGCCCCAGCACGAGGTGTGAACTGTTACCAACTTGCGTATAATTTATAACTATCGTTCTTCATATTTGATGTGGGCGTGGTAGTGATGAACGTACACGCCGTGGGACCGGTCATCCCGCTCCCACCACAGGCAGGGTTGATCCCGCGAGGGACTCGGACGGTCGTCTTCGAGCGCATCTTCGAGGTGTTTCTGGGGCTCGGAACGCTCGTCGGCGTCGTCGTCGTCGCGTATATGCTTTACAACGCGTACACGTACCGCGACGGGTCGCATCGCGACGGCGACTTCGAGCCGCCGGCGCTCGGCGAACTGCCCACGGGCGGGGGCGGGGGCCGGAAGCTGTTCACCTCGTTCGCGCTCAGCACGGTCATCGTCATCTCGCTCATCGCGTGGACTTACGGGACGCTCCTGTACGTGGAGGACCCACCGGAACCCGAGATGGAAGTCGGCGTCGAGGGCTACCGGTTCGGCTGGGAGTTCACGTATCCGAACGGGTACTCCGAGGACGGCACCCTCCGCGTCCCCGCCGACGAGGTGATTCGACTCCGGGTCACCTCCAGCGACGTGTTCCACAACTTCGGCGTGCCCGAATTACGCGTCAAGACGGACGCGGTCCCCGGCCAGACCACGACGACGTGGTTCGAGGCCGAGGAGGCGGGGAACTACACCGCACAGTGCTACGAACTCTGCGGGCGCGGCCACTCGTACATGACGGCGACCGTCGTGGTGATGGAACCCGACGAGTACCGCGAGTGGTACGCAAACACGACGGTAAACAGCTCATGACCGACGAAGGATCTACCGAGCCGAACGAGTCCGTCGGCGAGACGACCGGGAGCGGCGTCGCCGACGGGGAGGAGACCGACGGCGACGTCGGCGGCGGGGAGGCAACTGACGGCGACAGAGGCGGTGGGAAAGGGATCGACAGCGACACGAGCGGCGGGGAAGCCACCGACGGCGGGACCGTCACCGGCGAGGAGATTCCGGTCGAGGGCGCCGTGTCCGACGCGCTGACGGCGGCGACGCATCCCTCCCGGTCAACCGTCCGCCACTGGCTGACGACGACGAACCACAAGGACGTCGGGATCCTCTACATCGTCACGTCGCTGTTCTTCCTGCTCCTCGGCGGCCTGCTCGCGTGGCTGATGCGGATCCAGCTGTGGGAACCCCGCGCCGTCGGCGAGGGGATTCTGGGGCCGATGGCCTACAACCAGGCCGTCTCCGCGCACGGGCTGGTGATGGTGTTCTGGTTCCTCTCGCCGTTCGCGTTCGGCTTCGCGAACTACGTCGTCCCGCTGCAGATGGGCGCCGACGACCTCGCATTCCCCAGGCTCAACGCCCTCAGTTTCTGGCTGTACCTCTCTTCGGGACTGCTGTTCGTCGTCTCGTTCTTCCAGGGCGGCACCTTCGCGGGCGGGTGGACGATGTACGCGCCGCTGAACCTGCCCACGTTCACGCCGGACGTCGGGGCGAACACCGCGATTCTCGCGCTCGTCCTCTTCGTCGTCTCTGTCACAGTCTCCTCGGTAAACTTCCTGACGACGATGCACCGGATGCGCGCGGAGGGGCTCACGCTGCGGCGACTCCCCATCTTCTCGTGGTCGATCCTGCTCACCGTCTGGATGATGCTCTTCGCGTTCGCCGCGCTGCTGGCGGCGCTCCTCATCCTCTCGTCGGATCGCATCCTCGGGACGGCCTACTTCGTCCAGGAGACCGCGGGCGGGTCGCTGCTGTGGACCCACCTGTTCTGGTTCTTCGGCCACCCGGAGGTGTACATCGTCTTCTTCCCCGCGCTCGGGGTGATGGCCGAGGTGTTCCAGACGTTCACCGGGCGACGCATCGTCGGCCGGAAGTGGTTCATCGCCGCGATGGTGCTCGTCGCGCTCCAGAGCTTCGTCGTCTGGATGCACCATATGTTCCTGACGGGCATCAACCTCGAAATCAAGACGCTGTTCATGGTGACGACCATCGGCATCTCCCTGCCGTTCGATCTGATGGTGTTCGCGCTGATCTACACGCTCGTGAAGGGGCGCGTCCGGTTCACGACGCCGTTCCTCTTCGCCTTCGGCGGGCTGATACTGTTCATCCTCGGCGGCATCACCGGGGTCTTTCTCGGGGCCATCGTCCTCGATTACGAGTTCCGCGGCACCTACTGGGTCGTCGCGCACTTCCACTACGTGATGGTCGGCGGGGTGACCGCGCTCGTCGGCGGCCTCTACTACTGGTTCCCGAAGATCACCGGGCGGATGTACGACGAGTTTCTGGGGAAGGCGCACTTCGCTGCGTACTTTATCGGGTTCAACCTGCTGTACTTCCCGATGTTCGTCGCCTGGGAGACCCCCCGGCGCGTCTTCCAGTACAGCGACTGGATGGCGCCCTGGCACCAACTCGCCACCGTCGGCGCGTTCGTCCTGGGGCTCTCGTTCGTCATTATGTTCTACAACCTGACGAAGAGCGCGTTCGACGGCGAGCGCGTCGGCAACACGCCCTGGGAGTTCTCCCGGACCGCCGAGTGGGCCGTCCCGTCGCCGCCGCCGACGGAGAACTTCCCCGGCATTCCCTCCTACAGCGACGGCCGACTCTCGTTCCGGTCGCGGGGGGCCACCGACGGCGGCGATGCGGCAGCGACGGGGTCGACGGAGACCGACGGGGGCGTCGCCGCCGACGCCCACGCGGGGGCCCACGACCACGCTGACCACGCCAGCGTCTGGCCGCTCGCGGTCGGTGTCGGGGCATTCCTGCTGTTCCTCGGACTCTCGGGGGTTCGCGAGGGATCGCTCGTGGAGGGGCTGGCCGGTTCGGCCTACCTCTTCGCCGCGGTCGCCGGCGGCGTCGTCGTCCTCGGCTCGCTCGTCGCGTGGGCGATCGAACCGTTCGAGGCCCCGGAGGGCGGGTTCGGCGAGGCGTGGCCCTTCGGCGGCGTCGAGAACGGGAAGGTCGGGATGTGGATCTTCCTCGCCTCGGACGTGGTGCTGTTCGGCGGCTTCATCGGCGCGTACGTCTTCACGCGCGTCGCGGCGGGGTGGGTCGGCTGGCAGCCCGTCCCCGAAGATCCGATTCCGGGGCTCGTGAACACCTACATCCTGCTCGCGAGCAGTTTCACCGTCGTCCTCGCGCTGGTCGCGGCGCAGAAGGAGCACCGGTGGGGCGTCGTCGCCAGCCTGACGGCGACGATCGCGCTCGGGATCGGCTTCCTCGGCAACAAGGCCCTGGAGTGGCAGCACCTGTTCCACACGGGCGTCGAGCCGACCGCGAACATCGGGACCTCGACGTTCTTCCTGACGACCGGACTCCACGCCGCACACGTCGTCGCCGGGCTGATCGGCGCGCTGTACCTCCTCGGACGCTCGCTCGGGGGGGCGTACCTGACTGACCAGCGCCCGGTCGAGTACTTCGGGCTCTACTGGCACTTCGTGGACATCGTCTGGCTGTTCCTCTTCCCGCTGTTCTACATCCTGTGAGGTGAACATATGACACACACGAAACTGTACACGGCGATATTCGCGGTCCTGTTCGTCTCGGCGACAGTGCAGGTGCTCGTCGAGTTCGCGGGACTGGCGTACTGGACGGCGTTCGGCATCATCGTCGCGCTCTCGGCGTTCAAGGCCGTGCTCGTCGCGGCGTACTTCCAGCACCTCCGGTTCGAACCGCGCTCGCTGACGTACGTCGTCGTCATCGGCCTCGCGGCGGCGCTGGCGCTGACGCTCGCGGCGTCGTACTCGATCCTATGAATCGCGCGAGCGCACGAGATCGATCCGGCACCCGCACCAAACGTCCGGAATCAACCTCGCACCCGTGATCCACTCGATAACCGACTTCGAGAGCTCTCCCGACGCGGCCGGTAGCGACGCGTACACCAGTACCGGCGACGAACCCGACGCGCATAATGCCGCCAGCGACGACCTCGACACGTACCCTGCTGCCAGCGACGACCTCGACACGCACACCGCCGCTAGCGACGAACCCGATGCGCACACCGCCGCTAGCGAAGATCCGAGACGGCCGGGAGACGGCGACCGGCGCGAGACCGACCAGGGCGGCGAGCGACCGGCCGAAACCGGCGAGGCGAGTGAGGCCCGTCGCGTCGCCCTCGGCTACGCGCTGCTGTTCTCACTCCCCGTCGGCGTCGGCGTCGCGGTGATGCTGCTCCGGGTGACGGGAGGGCGTCCGACCGACGCGATCGTCGTCGGTCCGAGTCTCGCGCTCGCCACCGCAGTGTTCCTCCTCGTGGTCGGTGTCAGCGCGGGCGGGTCGACGAACCCGTGACCGACTCCCGATTTCGAGTCAACGTTTACCACGGTTGCGACCGAAACGGACGGTGATGGACGAAACCCAACTCGGCCTGGCGACCGCGCTCGCACTGGTCGTCGTCGGCCTCGTCGCGCTCCTCTCGGCGGAGGCGGCGGGACTGTCGACGGCGATCGTCGCCGCCTGCGGACTCGTCGCGCTGTCCGGCGTCGGCGTGCTCACCGCCGCCGTCGCTCGGCTCCCGGAGCCGGCGGGAAGCGACGATCACGGGGTGTGACCGGGCCGGCGACAGTGCACCGTTCACCCGGGCAGACTGAACGCGACGACGCCGGCGACGACGGAGGCCGCGTAGAGCAGGCCGACGGCGAAGACGACCTTCAGGTGCAGGCGGAACAGCTCGTCGCTCTCGGCCTCGCGGGCCTCCTCGTAGGCGCGCTCCTCCGCCGGCGTCGCGTCGTGTCGTTCCCCGACGTGGAGCGCGCGCTGCCGCTCGGTGACGAACGGGCGACCGCAGTGCGGACAGACCGGTGTCTCGCGGTCTGCGTCGGGTACCGTCGTGTCGGGAGCGGGCGGAAGGCCGGACATCTCAAGCGATCCCCGCGGCGATCGGTTGGGCCACGATCCAGAGGCTGACGGTCGTGTACAGGACGGCGACGGCCGCGAAGGGGTACTGGCTCCTGATCGGCTGTACCCGGCCCGCGAACAGCTCGAACGCCCGGGCGTGGGCGACCCAGACGGCGAGGACGTGCCCGGCGACGATCGCGAACAGCTGCACCGCGCCGAACCACCCCGGCGGCGACAGGACGACCAGCGACCCCGGCGGGGCGAGCGGCGCGGCGGCGACGGCGGCGACCGTGGGCGCGAATCCCACGAGGTACCCGACGAAGTGCGCGAAGTGGTAGCCGGCGGCGATCGGAATCAGCGCCGGTGCGAACCAGCCCGCGAGGTACCGCGCCGAGACGTACGTCGGGGCGGTCCGCCTGACGCCGCGGGCCGCGAGCCAGTAGCAGCCGAGGAAGCAGCCGAGCCCGCCGAGAAGCCCCGCGAGCGTGACCGGCCAGGCGGGGACGCCCAGCGTCGTCACCGCGGCCGTGGCGCTCCCCCACGCGGCCGTCGAGACGAGGCCGTCGAAGGTCGTCACCCAGACGAGCGCGACGACGAAGGCCACGTCGTCGAGGTCGGAGACGGTCGGCTCGCGCGCGAGACCCGCACCCGGAAGGCCGACGTCCAGTCCCGATTCCGTCCGGCGGATCGGGGCGAAGCGGCCGTAGAGCGCGAACGTCCGCGCGACCGGATCGACGCGGTCGAACCAGGCGTCGCCGAAGGCGGCCGCGCCGGCGACGGTGACGCCGGAGTAGCCGACCACCGCGGCTGCGAGCAGTCGCGGGTCGGCGGCCACCGGGCTGAGGACTTCGAGGCCGACGAGCGCGAGGAGGCCGGCGACGCTCGGCCAGGTACCTACCCGGGCGGGGAGCGAGCGCGGTTCGACGGGGAGGAGGGACGCGACGGTGCGCCAGGGGTTCAGCGCGGGCCAGGTGTCGCCGACGGCGTACGTCGTCGTCGTGTACCCGGCCCACCACACGACCCAGACGCCGAGCGTGAGGAGGTTCGCCGCCGGCGCGTCGGGGCCGATGAGCCCCACGGCAACGACGAGCGGCACCGCTGCGACCGCCGCCCAGCGGGCGACTCCGACGAGAAAGGGGCCGACGGGTGGCAGCGAGCGACCGCGGTGCGGGACCCCCTCGACGACCCGCCGATCCGTCAGGAGGCTCGTGAAGAGGAAGGACGCGCCGACGGCGCCCGCGCCCGAGGCGATCACCAGCCACGAGGGGACCGGCGCGCTGCGGGTGACCGCGCCGAGCGACCCGGCGTGTGCCACTGCGGGCTCGACGAACACCGTCGTCGCCAAGAGCGTCACGAGAAGCGTCGCCAGGAGCGTCGCGAGCGCCGGGAACGGGCGAGGTCGGGGCATCGGGACTCACTCCCGACGGCCGGCCACGGAAAGCAGTCCCACGGCGAGCACGAAGCCGAGCGTCGAGAGATCGACGCTGAACGGTTCGACCGTCGCGAGCGCGGTTGTGCCGCCGACGACGCCCACGGCGACGGACTCGACGAGCGGCAGGCTGCAACCGACGCAGGAGGCGATGCCGACCAGTCCGGAGAGCGCCCGACGGCCGGCGTCGAGCAGGGCGGCGTACACGAGCACGGCGAGCGAGAGGTAGCCGACCACCCTGTAGGGAACGACGTTCAGCGTGAGGAACGAGCCGCCGTAGGCGACGCGCGGCCCCCAGCCGGGCGCGGCCAGCGTGACCTGCAGTCCGGTGACGTGGGCGTGAGAGTGACCGAATTCGAGCCCGACGAGCCCCGAGAGGGACGCGAGCGCGAGGAAATACGCCGCCGCGAGGACCGCCGCAGCGATCCTGACCCGTCGACCCGCGGGCGGAAAGCGGACCCGGGCCGTCGCCGCGAGGCCGACGTTCATCCAGACAAACGGGTACAGCAGGTATCGAACGGATCGGATTTCCGGGTCCGCGACCGCGAGATACGTCCCGACCGCGGCGGCTTCCACGAGCAGGACGACGGCGATCAGGCGGACGCCACGGGCCGAGGCTCGTCTCGACCGGTCGACGACGGTCGGTGCCTCGGTCATCGTTCAGACGAGTCCGAGGAGGCTCACTGCGACCGCGACGAGCAGTACCAGTCCGACGGCCCACGATCCGAAGGCGGCAGCCTGCGCGGTGTGGAGCCCGCGGGACCGCGCGGCCACGAACGTCCCGTAGAAGACGTACCCTACGAGGACGGCGATTCCGACCGCCGCCAGCAGCGCGGTGGCTCCGCCGGAGACGCCGGACGCGACGTCGAACCCGCCGACCGCGAGGACCGTCGCTCCCCCCGCCAGGAGCGTTAGCACGAGGAAGCCGACCGTCCACGCCACGGGGGTCCGCGCCACCGCGGCAAGGCGAGACGAGAGGTCCTCGCCGTCGTCGCCGTACGTCGGCGTGTAGCGGAAGCGACTGCGTGAGAGCAGCAGGACCGCACCGCCCACGATGAGCACCCCGAGCAGGAAGCTCGCGACGAGCGTCGTCTGTGCCATTGGAACAGTTGTATATCACTTTCGTCCGTGATAAATCCTCGCCGCGGCGTGGCGTCGAAACCGCGGCAATTCCGCGGCCTGCTCGGCTGTGCTCCGGTCGAACCCCGCAGATCCGTCTGCGAGTCGAAACGTGATTCTTAAGGGTCGCACGGGAGATTGTCCGCGTATGAGTGACGAACAGCAGGCGGACGCCGCCGAATCGCAGGCAGACGCCGACGCTGAAGACGTCGAAGAAGACGTCTCCGGCATCCAGGACGGCGACTTCGTCCGTCTGGCCTACACGCTCCGGACCGCAGACGACGACACCGTCGTCGACACCACCGACGAGGAGACGGCCGAAGCGGCCGACATCGACACCGACGAGTACGACTTCGAGCCGCGGGTCATCGTCGTCGGTGCCGGTCACGTCTTCGAGAGCGTCGACGAGGCGCTCGTCGGCTCCGAGGTCGGGGACTCCGGGACGGTCGAGATCGCCGCCGAGGAGGCCTTCGGCGAGTACGACGACGAACAGGTCCGGACGGTCAGCGCCAACAAGATCGACGAGGACGAGCGCTACCCCGGAGCGCAGGTCCAGATCGACGGCGATCAGGGTCGGATCGTGACGATCGTCGCGGGACGCGCACGCGTCGACTTCAACCACCCGCTCGCCGGCGAGGACCTCGAATACGAGTACGAGGTCCTCGAACTCGTCGACGACCGCGAGAAACAGGCCGCGAGTATGCTGGAGATGTACCTCCAGCAGGCTCCCGAGGTCTGGATCCAGACGGACACGGTCGAGGAAGAGCAGCTTGTCGAGGAGGAGAGTGACGCCGACGACGAGGGCGAGGACGAAGAGGACGAACCCGAGTTCGAGACCGTCGAAGTCGAGAAGGAGACGCTGTACATCGAGGCCACTCCGCAGATGACGATGAACCAGCAGTGGATGTTCTCGAAGCAGCAGATCGCCCAGGACGTGATGGACCGACTCGACCTCGATCGGGTCATCGTCCAGGAGACCATCGACGGGATGGGCGGGATGATGGGCGGTATGGGCGGAATGATGGGCGGCGCCGGCGGAATGGGCGCCGAGGATATCGAAGAGGCCATCGAGGACGTCGACGTCGACGCCGACGAACTCGCCGAGGAACTCGACGCCGACCTCGAAGAGTAACGCTCCCGCGGAGATCGGACGCGGCTCTTCTCGCTTGCGTCGTTCGAGACGGTGACTGCCGAGAGCGGGTAGGAAGTGCTAGGCGATGTCGCGGCTCGTGTCGACGGTCACCCGCTCGCCCAGCCGGAGCTTGATCGTCTCCTCGGGCGGCTGGACGCCGCGGAACTTCGGCACCGCCAGCCGGTTTTCGATCTCCGATCCCTTGATCTTCGTGTGGAGATCGAAGACGACGTCGGCCATATGTTTCGTGTACCTTCGGTTTCGCGGCTCCCCGTCGCTTTTCATTCCGTGGAGGACGGCCAGCCCGCCGGTGTTGACCATATGCGTCTGGAGTTCGTTGAGGAACTGGCGATAGCGGGCGGGGTCGGTCTCCTCTAAGACGTCGACGACGTCGACGATCATATTCGCGCCCTCCGGGAGGTCGCGGATGAACCGATGGGCGGTGTCGAGCGGGGCGTTGCCGCCGACGTCTCTGACCGTCGGGTCGCCGACGTGCCCCGGTGCCCGGTCGACGGCGTCCTTGACGGCCTGGTCCGAGCGGATCGTGGTGAGGTACAGCGACGCGCGGACCGCGGTCAGTTCGTAGAGAAATAGCTCCGACTGGCTGGCGGGGTCGGCCGCGAGGAGCACGATGCTCCCTGGCGGAATCCCGCCGTCGAGTTGGCGGTCGAGGACGCTGACGCCGGTCGAGAGCCTACCTGCCACGGCGTGCGCTACGGAGGCTAGCGGCTTAGGTGTTCGGTCGCTCGGAGAGGGAGTCGGCGAGT encodes:
- the coxB gene encoding cytochrome c oxidase subunit II; the protein is MNVHAVGPVIPLPPQAGLIPRGTRTVVFERIFEVFLGLGTLVGVVVVAYMLYNAYTYRDGSHRDGDFEPPALGELPTGGGGGRKLFTSFALSTVIVISLIAWTYGTLLYVEDPPEPEMEVGVEGYRFGWEFTYPNGYSEDGTLRVPADEVIRLRVTSSDVFHNFGVPELRVKTDAVPGQTTTTWFEAEEAGNYTAQCYELCGRGHSYMTATVVVMEPDEYREWYANTTVNSS
- a CDS encoding DUF7410 domain-containing protein, which gives rise to MSGLPPAPDTTVPDADRETPVCPHCGRPFVTERQRALHVGERHDATPAEERAYEEAREAESDELFRLHLKVVFAVGLLYAASVVAGVVAFSLPG
- the cyaB gene encoding class IV adenylate cyclase, which codes for MYEVEVKVRASRDAVRKRLRDADAGRVEGVTQIDTYYDAPHRDFAETDEALRLRRETRDPGADDRDSTDGGADPDATAGETTKLTYKGPLIDAASKTREEHETAVADGDAAAAIVEGLGFESAAVVEKEREFFSLDGYTVTLDRVDGLGEFVEVEAEVDEDADVDSVRDGAFAVLRRLGLDPDEQIRTSYLGLLLDETG
- a CDS encoding DUF7125 family protein, which translates into the protein MAGRLSTGVSVLDRQLDGGIPPGSIVLLAADPASQSELFLYELTAVRASLYLTTIRSDQAVKDAVDRAPGHVGDPTVRDVGGNAPLDTAHRFIRDLPEGANMIVDVVDVLEETDPARYRQFLNELQTHMVNTGGLAVLHGMKSDGEPRNRRYTKHMADVVFDLHTKIKGSEIENRLAVPKFRGVQPPEETIKLRLGERVTVDTSRDIA
- a CDS encoding cbb3-type cytochrome c oxidase subunit I; translation: MTDEGSTEPNESVGETTGSGVADGEETDGDVGGGEATDGDRGGGKGIDSDTSGGEATDGGTVTGEEIPVEGAVSDALTAATHPSRSTVRHWLTTTNHKDVGILYIVTSLFFLLLGGLLAWLMRIQLWEPRAVGEGILGPMAYNQAVSAHGLVMVFWFLSPFAFGFANYVVPLQMGADDLAFPRLNALSFWLYLSSGLLFVVSFFQGGTFAGGWTMYAPLNLPTFTPDVGANTAILALVLFVVSVTVSSVNFLTTMHRMRAEGLTLRRLPIFSWSILLTVWMMLFAFAALLAALLILSSDRILGTAYFVQETAGGSLLWTHLFWFFGHPEVYIVFFPALGVMAEVFQTFTGRRIVGRKWFIAAMVLVALQSFVVWMHHMFLTGINLEIKTLFMVTTIGISLPFDLMVFALIYTLVKGRVRFTTPFLFAFGGLILFILGGITGVFLGAIVLDYEFRGTYWVVAHFHYVMVGGVTALVGGLYYWFPKITGRMYDEFLGKAHFAAYFIGFNLLYFPMFVAWETPRRVFQYSDWMAPWHQLATVGAFVLGLSFVIMFYNLTKSAFDGERVGNTPWEFSRTAEWAVPSPPPTENFPGIPSYSDGRLSFRSRGATDGGDAAATGSTETDGGVAADAHAGAHDHADHASVWPLAVGVGAFLLFLGLSGVREGSLVEGLAGSAYLFAAVAGGVVVLGSLVAWAIEPFEAPEGGFGEAWPFGGVENGKVGMWIFLASDVVLFGGFIGAYVFTRVAAGWVGWQPVPEDPIPGLVNTYILLASSFTVVLALVAAQKEHRWGVVASLTATIALGIGFLGNKALEWQHLFHTGVEPTANIGTSTFFLTTGLHAAHVVAGLIGALYLLGRSLGGAYLTDQRPVEYFGLYWHFVDIVWLFLFPLFYIL
- a CDS encoding FKBP-type peptidyl-prolyl cis-trans isomerase, producing the protein MSDEQQADAAESQADADAEDVEEDVSGIQDGDFVRLAYTLRTADDDTVVDTTDEETAEAADIDTDEYDFEPRVIVVGAGHVFESVDEALVGSEVGDSGTVEIAAEEAFGEYDDEQVRTVSANKIDEDERYPGAQVQIDGDQGRIVTIVAGRARVDFNHPLAGEDLEYEYEVLELVDDREKQAASMLEMYLQQAPEVWIQTDTVEEEQLVEEESDADDEGEDEEDEPEFETVEVEKETLYIEATPQMTMNQQWMFSKQQIAQDVMDRLDLDRVIVQETIDGMGGMMGGMGGMMGGAGGMGAEDIEEAIEDVDVDADELAEELDADLEE
- a CDS encoding cytochrome C oxidase subunit IV family protein: MTHTKLYTAIFAVLFVSATVQVLVEFAGLAYWTAFGIIVALSAFKAVLVAAYFQHLRFEPRSLTYVVVIGLAAALALTLAASYSIL
- a CDS encoding DUF7546 family protein produces the protein MTEAPTVVDRSRRASARGVRLIAVVLLVEAAAVGTYLAVADPEIRSVRYLLYPFVWMNVGLAATARVRFPPAGRRVRIAAAVLAAAYFLALASLSGLVGLEFGHSHAHVTGLQVTLAAPGWGPRVAYGGSFLTLNVVPYRVVGYLSLAVLVYAALLDAGRRALSGLVGIASCVGCSLPLVESVAVGVVGGTTALATVEPFSVDLSTLGFVLAVGLLSVAGRRE
- a CDS encoding DUF6789 family protein, with the translated sequence MSSETSEAPGTAVDEELIESVQVPITGRVVLAAMGGGMLGTVAMLPVLVGFPGLLGLFRTEPVTRFAGFAEFFGLEPTVTLGIALFGFGGTVALPLTFLVVGAFLPPEKPRYLRGATFATAFWFGFLPGFWPTAGLLTTAAYVLFSLASHWVYGLTLGYVLTKTAGLPQHEV